The genomic window GTGGCCTGACCCAGGTCTCATGTACATGAACATAGCGCTGCCATAGAACATGGCCACCACAATAATATGGGAGATGCACGTAGAAAAAGCTTTGCGTCTGCCCTGGGAAGAGCGGATCTTCAAGATGGCGTCTAGGATGCGGGCGTAGGTCATCAGGATGAATGAGAAGGGGCACAGGAGGGCAAGGACTCCGACCACAAACACAATGATTTCATTGAGGTGTGTGTCGGCGCAGACCAGTTTTAATAGAGCCAGGATATCACAGTAGAAGTGGTTAATGACATTGGGACCACAATAAGGCATCTGCAGTGTCTGGACTGTATGGACCATGGCAAGAAGGAAGCCTGAAATCCATGCCGACGCTGTTAACAGGACACAAACTCTCTGGTTCATAATGACAGTGTAGCGCAGAGGGTGACATATCGCTACGAACCTATCATATGCCATTACAGCCAGAAGCACACATTCGGTGATTGCCAGGGCCAGGAAAAGGTAGATCTGAGCCCCACAGCCAGCAAATGAGATGGTCTTGCTTGGGCTCCAGAGGTTGGCCAGCATCTGAGGGACTGTGCTAGTGGTGTACCAGATGTC from Paroedura picta isolate Pp20150507F chromosome 7, Ppicta_v3.0, whole genome shotgun sequence includes these protein-coding regions:
- the LOC143841950 gene encoding olfactory receptor 2A12-like, whose translation is MGVINLSVSSKQQQQEEMRNQTTVTGFLLLGLSSNPEMRLILFGIFTVIYSITLAGNLTILTLIWLDTQLHTPMYFFVSHLSFVDIWYTTSTVPQMLANLWSPSKTISFAGCGAQIYLFLALAITECVLLAVMAYDRFVAICHPLRYTVIMNQRVCVLLTASAWISGFLLAMVHTVQTLQMPYCGPNVINHFYCDILALLKLVCADTHLNEIIVFVVGVLALLCPFSFILMTYARILDAILKIRSSQGRRKAFSTCISHIIVVAMFYGSAMFMYMRPGSGHSPEQDKIVSLFYSVITPMFNPIIYSLRNKDVKGAFLKMVQWSQPSQRT